The sequence tttcttttcttGTCTTCACCAGGACCTGGGTTGCCCCTCTACTCGCTGGTGGACAACAGGGGCTCCGGTGCAGGTCCGTAGACGTATTGTTGCCCATTGTTGAATTCCTTAAAGCAATTGTATCACTTTACAGTTAAGTTATATTGTCATCTGACTTTGTGTAACTCACACATTTGCAAAGACGGAGATTCATGATTATTTCTTTATGCTTATTATTCATGAAATAACACTGTACTCATTAAATATATTAATAACTATAAACCGGATCAGGTTCTGGTCTTGTAGAGTAACAACACAATGACACACATCTGCTTTTCATTGTTACTGCTACTCTCAGTGTCAATTCTTCATATCTTACAACCCTAAATCTAGACAAGTTCTACGTTGTAAAAGGAGAAATATTTTTGATATTCGATTTTGAATAAGGTTTTTTTGCACATCAGTCAATTTGAGTATGACATTAGCCATTCAACTATCTTTTTCAGAGCTCTCTGTTCTTGAGGAGAATAAGAGACTGGAAAATATTCTGTCAGAATTCCAAATGCCAACAATGAAGTATGGCACGCTGAAGATTGCGGGATATGGTGAGACGATACTGTACATTTCCATTTGTCTGTTTTTTCCACAcatagaaaaaaatatataaatatatattcataCTTTTTTGTGTAGCTTTTAAGATTCCTCGTTAAAGTTACGTGAGCTTCATATTGAACCATGAGTGGTTTACAAACCATAAGTAGTGAAGAAAATCATGCAATGTAAAGGGAGAACAGAGAAATTGTACTGTAGTCTTCTAGTGTCTCTCTCCGAACATGCACAGTGAAACACCAAGTGAAGACcttcaataaataaaatatttatcATGCGGGAGGatactgtatatactgtatatgagcTTTAAAGAGTGACTGTACTGGTGATAAGTATTGATTTAGTTGTAACTGTTGGACATTCTCGAccaaaaacattaatatgtatgaCATTTAATGGATAGGACAttttatatttgaaacatatgtttgtctttttttaaatgtcacaactttTTTTCACCTGACAGATCTTTGGTATCAAATGATGTTACCACCAAATTTCAAGAAGTCTAAAAAATATCCTCTTCTCATTGATGTGTAAGTTAAAACACTCAATGCTCCATACCAATATAATTTAGAATACAGAATAATTGATGATAAAATGCTGACCTGTGCAGGTATGGGGGGCCCTGTAGTCAGCGGGTGGACTATCGCTTCAAGCTGAACTGGGGCACGTACCTCTCCAGCTCACACGGCATCATCGTCGCCAGCTTTGATGGAAGGGGAAGCGGTTACCAAGGAGACGAAATAATGCATTCAATCTACAAGCGCCTTGGGACGTACGAAGTGGAAGATCAGATATCAgctgtgaggtaaagtgtgtccaAACATTCAATCACCTCATGTTATATCATATACACTGTAAGGTGATCTCATTTGGTGGCTGATTAGTGATGTCACTTGTTCATAAAGAATGTATAACAAAGGTTTGGTTCAATGGATATCCAAATACATGTCCAGAGTCTGCTGTTTTTGTTACCTAATAAACGATTTGTGTGTTGTAGGAATTTCATCGACATGGGTTTTATTGACAAACAGAGAATAGCAATATGGGGCTGGGTAAGCCGctatatttatttttcattgaCCTGAAATGTAATCCAATGTCTTTTGCATTTAATAAATGTCATCAACTCTTACCTTCAGTCCTATGGTGGTTACGTCACCTCAATGGCCTTGGGTGCTGGAACTGGACTCTTCAAGTGTGGGATAGCAGTTGCCCCCGTGGCAAAGTGGGAATATTATGGTTGGTGTACACTATATTCCCCTTTTCACGTCATTACCACAGCGTAAAGAGTACTTAACTTATTTAGCATCACACTTTTATAACATCATTCAAAAAGTAAAAATCATGGAGCAGCACCAGAGATATCATCTTTTAGTCCCATGAAACCTTTTCCCTTGGCAAAACCTGGTCATTATTTTATCCACAAAGCAGCCCCACCACCAGCAGTTTGACTAGAGATTGGGATGTGTTTGCTAGTGCTAGCTATCATAGCCTCTTGCCTTTTTAGCCCCAACCAACACACACTCTAGTGTAGATTCCTTTGAGATTCAAATGTCTATTTAAACTCTGAATCATATTATTGATGTGTTTATTTTGCAGATGCAGTGTACACTGAACGCTACATGGGGATGCCTGCAGATAATTCAGACTCCTATGAAGTAAATTTCTCACGAGTCAGCATAATCACTATGTTTCTTTTGACTTGAGTGTGTTTATAAAAGCAACATTTTCATTATTTCTACAGAATTCTACAGTGACAGCTAGAGCAAAGAACTTCAAAACTGTAGACTATCTTCTGGTTCATGGCACAGCAGATGGTACGTTTCATCCAAATACTCTTTTCTCCAGGTTCTGAGCATGTGATAGAACTATTTCTCAACAGTGTACACACTAAAGCCTTGCACGAATGGACCCTTTTAGCCTTGAGCTTTGGTGTTAAGTCACGTATTGAAAGCACTGTCTTTCCTGTAGATAATGTCCATTTCCAGCAGGCAGCACAGATCTCCAAAGCTCTGGTGGAGGAGGAAGTAGACTTTGAGGCGATGGTAAATATTGGCTCAGTGAAGTGAGAAGTATTGACTTAATGGTGTTGATTTAATGAGAAATAACGGCCATGGGGTATTTTACTAAGTATATGCACTCATCTGATTCTCCCGTTGATTTCAGTGGTACACTAACAAGGACCACGGACTTAGAGGATCAGCCCACCATCATACATATAACCTCATGAGCCACTTCCTGCAGAAATGCCTTGTTAAGCccaaataaatgtgaaaaatgtGACAACATTTATGGTGACAAGACTTTCGTATttctaatgtttttttattttattgtattaataTTCTGAAATGTCAGGTCAAACTAtgtacatttgttttttgtatgtgCAATGGATGTTTGATTGCTCATACCTGTACATGAGCATTCGTATTTTATGTGGACATTTTTCTGAATATCTGATATTATAAACATTGTTAAAGCCTTTGCATGCATTCATGGTTGatatgtcattcaatatatttgtttaaatgtGCATTCATGTTCTGTTGAATAAACATTGTTTTATATAACAGTTTCATTAGTTCGATTTTTCTCTCGATCACATGATTTAGTCACATAATCTTCCTATTTTACACATATACTAcaattcaaaaataattgtattgtcTCTCTAAATcacaatcagaatacctttattagtcccacagagggaaaATGTACATTGCTaaagcagaaaagagccaaagacagcttaatgttacctaagaagcaggcataacaaaaaagattaaaaaaatatattatagtaaaaaaaaagttgCACAACTTACAAAAatcacatcctgtaacagttctgaggatttagcagccaggtatatattgaacagttattaacggcatatatatatatattgcaacgCCAGACATGTTTTAGTTTAATCTTGTCAATTTTTCCATCAAGTTTTAAAGATAATTTCTCATTCAAGAGATGTGAAGAGAATCCAGGATTTCCTTAAAAATAAAGCTTTGTTGTCTGCACATGATTAACACAAAAATAGTTTTGTTCCGACACTATGAGAGAAAAAGTCATTTCAACACATTTGGATGCCAATATTTGTCAGGGTAGAGGTCATGTTTGATTGTGACACCTGAAGTAGCAGCTTTTACCACAAAGTCAAATACGTTCAGTGGACTGAGAGGGAAGCTGACTAATGGGTTGAGAGTAACAGAGGATCTGCTGAGGTCTCAGTGACGGGGGAGTCACCTGGGAGAACGCTCCTCAGCTCCACTATATAAGACTGAACAGATCAAGAGGGGACCATTAGACAGCTTCAGAGAGAAGAAGGGCAACCATCAACGCACTTTACAATCCTTCTCAGACACTCCACGGAAAGGAGCACAGGTGAGCATTTTTGACCCTTCCTATCTTTAGACATCCAAACTGTgaggttttatttattttatgctGTATTGGAACTTTCTCAAAGTGTCTTTATCTGCTCATTTTTCAGAAGCTCAAACAATGAAAAGCATTCACTCTTTGGCTGGATTCCTGCTCCTCATCATGATTCAAAGCAGCTGGCAGGTGCCTGACCAGGACTCAGACCGAAACCAAATGTAAGATCAGCTCTCAGCTTTGTCTCATTCACATCAAATTCACATAAAAAAATCCACTATCAAGCATCCTTTATGAGAAGAACAATAACGTCTTTAAGTGTCTTTGGTGAAACGAAACTGAGCTTCGAAAAAGAAATGAAGCAAATATGTTATAGCTATCAACCAGATTTAAACAGGATGTAATGCCTCCTGacactttttatttaatttatcttTATTTGTTGTCTTTATTTCTTGGTTGAGATAGCTTCAGTTAGCCTTAATATGCTACCTTAAAATACTACCATTGACATAAGAGGAAAATGATTTCCAGTGCAGATAGACCAAATGTAATTTACCATTATGTAAATGTTAATTCTTAAAGAGAAAACCAGTAGGAACAGCTATTTTAGTTTCCATAGGAGATTATGTGTGTTTTCTTTACATTTAGTTTGTTGTTTAATTTAACTTATTGCCTTCCTTTAAGTGTTTTTGCATGTAtttgattttaatatttataggttttaattcaaatatgttgtcatctgttgctTAATAGACGCTATATGACTTTCTCATGCAAAACTATTGCAtagtgttttttaaatgttttgaccaTTACATTTCACAAGCAAGGATACCAGCATTAAGAAGATACACATTTACAGAAATAATGCTTATTCCGAAATATATAAGATCATTGCTGGTTCAGGGCAATGCAGCAGGATAGTTGTGGTGTGGTGATACTTCAGATAGTCTAACTGCCTATAGGGGAGTTTGctagagagagaaaaaaggcaGGGAGACGATGGACATGAAaaatggtggtgtgtgtgtactgACATATAGAGGACATGGAGTGTTGGAGAGGATATTTTGTCAACCTAAGCTTTATTACTCTTCATTATTCCCAGACTATTGGCTGAGAACTCCATGCTGGCCGAACCCATTGAGCTCCCAAACATCAAGAGGCATTCGGAGGGAACATTTTCCAACGACTACAGTAAATATCTGGAGACAAGAAGAGCACAAGACTTTGTCCAGTGGCTAAAGAACTCAAAAAGGAACGGGTGAGTGTGCCCTCTTCTTACCGGACCGCTACAACTTTGTGTCATAGTAGGAACTTGAGTGGATATAGTTAGTTATACCTAACTAGTTTGTCTTCAATTCTATTAAAACTGTATGCGTCTGGTATTGGATCAGACAACACAATTATATTAAGAGTCATTGTGTTTCATCTACAGGAGCGTATTTAGACGCCATGCAGATGGCACCTACACCAGTGACGTAAGCTCCTACCTGCAGGACCAGGCGGCCAAGGAGTTTGTGTCCTGGCTGAAGACCGGCCGAGGCAGAAGAGAGTAAACTCAACAAATCTCCTTAAATAATGCAGCAACTCACACCGAACCTGTGCTACTATATGTTTCACAATCTGTACTAGACTTCTTTTCTTGGTCCTGCTATTAAATTCCCTTCATACGAAGCTCTGTTGGCCTTCAGTGGTTGGAGGAAATGTTGTTCAAATGCAAGAAGTATGTTTGAAATGTGTCTCAATCATAAATGCTGTGTGACTTTATATCAAGCATTCATATCACCGTTCATTTTGTTCCCCTTTTGGCATTTTCATCTTCCTTCTCACTTAAAATGTTACAATCAAATCACGATTCTGAATTGCTACTTCCATAATTACACCTGTAGATAGTCTCAATACCTTTTCTTATGATTCAGATAAAAGTCATATTTAGTTTTCAATAAAGAAATGTGTACAATCTATCAATCGAGTTCCCTCTTTTAACAATGAATCCATTTTGATATATTGGTTTGACAAGGATCTACATCTCAGTGCGTACATATCAGAGAATACATGAATATTGGCCACAGAAAAATAGACTTTTTAAACTTGTTTTAATTGATTCAACAGTAGTTCTGAAGAAGCAGTTTGACTCCCACATAATAGATTATGAAAGATCTAATGTTGAGCGCCTTCATCAGCTATTCTTCTGTTTATAGAGGCAGAATAAAAGTCCATTAACACGTCACTCCCCAGGGAGGAATGTGCTGTGGGATTTGGTTTGAGGATGATGTGTGTCACCTGTCAGCTGTCACTGGAGAAGGATCTGACGCTCTGACAGCACACCTAGGAGGGTTATACTTAACGAAAGAACATGAAATCACGTCAATCAGCTCAAACTTGTTCTGAACAATGAATGGGTCGACACTCTTGACTTCTTCCTGGCGCTCAGACAAAACAGGAATTCACATGAGCCAGCAGCTTGACATGCTTTGGGATGTCTCTGAGCTGTCATCCTTAGCACATCAAACCATCTGTTGATTGCGGGAACCTCTGCCCACTTCCGTCTATTTGTATGCCAAATCTCTGAGGGTCGGACATTTATGCTGAGCAGCAAAGATACTGGATGTTTCTATCATGTCATCCCCCTATGCAGGTATTACATCAATGCAGAGTGTGATGAAACATGTGTATTCACCTAATCATTTCACAGTTTCTCTGATGGGATTTGAGCCAATTTAATGAATGAAAGGTTTTGTAGTGACGGATCAAGCAATGTTAAACAGATTTCTACGTCACTTTATTATAAGGGTGCGGAAACATGTTTAATGCCTAGAATGGGTGATGGTTAGTTGCATGAATGAATGCACCTTAATGGTATGTGAGTTGATGTGATAAGTTCATGCTTAATGGAGTATCATTTTCAGAATTTTGATTCTTCTATAATGATATCAATTTAGCTGTGTACATTTGAGGCCATTGCGTTCGATCATCCTTTCTGTAAAACGAAGCTGTATGtaaaaacatttatatataGTACATGACCCCGCTCTGTCACATTTACAAACTAGAGGTATTCTCAGTGATAGTAGCGATCATCCAAACTTTATAATTAATGCATTAAACCATGACTCATGCATTGTAGCCTTATTATTAGCAATGCATGAACAATGCATGAGTCATACTGTATCTGCTAGTATAGTTTGCACCAAGCTTTCCATTATTGCAGTGCACACACCATTAGTTTTGAGTCTATGTGTATTtctttattcatttaaaatgacattGGATATGCATAATAAGCCCATCCCTCGTCCTTCACAAACACATCTCTATTACAGTATGATCATCAGATGTTTAAGTATATTTAATATGAATCTTTTAAATTCATGTTTCAATAAACTTTATACTAAATGTAAACAATTtatgaaaactaaaatgtactATTACAATATACGCAATACACTGACGATGACACTAGGAGGCAGAATACTGTAAATCTGTAGCAAACAGTCATTTTCTTCCACAACATAAAGATATATAAATATTTCTCGTATAGATATTGACATTGAGTATTGACATTTTGGCAAAAAGTGCTATTGCATTTGGTCTATCAGAGTCTATTGCCCATTAATCACATTAAAGCACTCATTCCTGTCAGTCACAAAAAGCTTTATATGATTGTACGCGTCTAGTATGGCTTTTCACAAAGTTATTACTGTATATCTTTATGGTCAAGCATGACCGTACGCTTTTAAAATATTCActaaacttttatttattttacatcaTAATGTCTATGGAGATAAAGGAAAATAGGGAATTGgtgaataaatacataaagaaaacaaggataaaaaaatacaaattgatCCAATAAGAAAAActtgaaaatgtaaacaatTTTAAATGTAGATTAATAAACTATAATTTGACAACACAATAACATATTAAATTTCACTGGCTCTTGAAGAGGCAGATTAATTGTGACACATTAGATTATACAGTTATTCACTTACAGTACGCACAAGATTTTCAAGAATGAACATAAAGGATTGATTAACGGCAGCATAAAAATAGTTGTTTACAAGATCACCCAGTGACAAAGATCCATCTTCTTCATCTTAAAATGATCCTTCATGGAAACCAGTGTTGTGAATACTGTGACTCTTCAGTGAACTCTGAGATTCAAAGAAAGAAAGTATAGATGTTAAATTAGTAGAAATATACTAGTCAAGTAGGCTGCTGTAACTAAAGAGGACTTGTTTCAATCACTGTTATGTAGTGACATCAGTGTCAAAATACTCAGTTGAAAGTAAAGTTACTGTAATTAAAAGTATACACAGGTTACAAATCCAGAAATATTATcagcaaaatgtaattatcaaatGTAGGAGTACTCATTATGCTGAATAGCCCTGTACATACAGTAGGGTTATATTGCTGTGTACTATTTTACTAAATTAATCTTAGAATTTAAAGGGGCTAATGGGCACATTTTGTTAGCTTTCAATAGAATCAGGTGAGCTGTTACCCCCTGTCCtcagtctttgtgctaagctaaccaaCATTTACAGTAAGGAGTAAGGAGAGAGGTACCAACTGCCTAACTCTCGACAAGGGAGTGAATAGGCATATTTCAAAAAGTGTCTAACTGTTCCTCAAATCTAAAATTAACAAACCTTAACAACCAAACTCAACAATAGTTATTGTCTTGTTAATACATAGTGACATTTGTATTCGAGttaaaaaactgaaaaaaacgGTTTTCCTGATATTTATAATGACTCTTATAATGATTCCTAAAAAAGATTTCCTGTAAATTACAACAGCCACAAAAGTAAAGCCGATATCACAAGAAGCCAAAGATTTAATGAGCTATTGGCAGATGAATGCTTCTGTAGCTCCATCCCCTATTGAGATGTTTACCTCAGCTTATTCGTGCCCACACATAGTTAGAACCAATTATTATTGAACTTTACGTACAGTAGGATTTCAGTTGTCTTATCTTTTTTGTTCCGGCTGTCAGAATTATAGGTAAAATGATTCCGTTTTTTTAATAAGAAATGTAATTGTATTTTCATTTGTGTCGTAGTTATTATTCTGTATATTCAACAATGCAGAAAGTCTTACCATAATGATCTTAGGTGTTACTGTCGTTggcattccaagtatttccaaAAGAACCTTTCgacatttcatctgtgatgtTGATGACTGGTATTCCTCTGTGAAAAGAGGTGACAATGTAATCTCTCATATTTATGCGACAGAGTAATATGTAGAGGAAAACTGTCATAATGTCCCTTTGCAAGTATAATACAACTTACTTGTACCCTTCTAATGGCACTTGCACTACTCCCTCGTCTTCCGCCATTATactctgctcctcctcctgaAAGTTTAATTACATAGAGTTAAAATACATGTAAATATAAATCAAATTGAAATGCATGTTGTGATGACGAGTGACAGCACCTCCTCAGCATCCTCGAGCTTCTTCTTCTTGCTCTCTGGCATGAGGTCATCCAGCCAGCTTAGCTCTCTCTTGGTGAAGAAACAGTCCATGAGCTTCCTGATGAACACCAGAGCCAACACCTGTAGAATTCACAACCAGAAACCTCTGAAAAATCCTactttttaataaagaagtatGATGCTCTGGAGATTTTGAATAATAAGAGGCTAACACAAGAGGTAATAACACAAACACGCCTTACTGAGCAGAAGAAAATACAGGACTAATCAGTTTAAAGAGAGTTTCAGTAAGGTACAGCAGCAGAAATCTACAGTTTTTCCGACAAAAGATATTAATGATACAGCATGATTTTTGTTATGTTCAATCTGCTATTTTGAGAGGGTTCAGAATCAAATGAATTGTTTGTTTTACCTCTAATAACTCCTGCATTAACCACAGTGTACATGGCATGTGCCTAATGGACCCCAGTGTTGAAAGGTATGCTGTGCTTGTGATGGTCAAAAAGTGAATAGTTTACACACCATCATGGGAAAGACAATGGCCGCTTTGGACGTCTTGATGACCCAGAGCAAAATCAAACAGGTGAGCTGGATGATGGTGAAGAGGTGCACCTTCCTCAGGGGCACATGGCGCAGATAGATGAAGTCTGGCTGGTGCTTAGCCGGCATGCCGAACAGTCTCAGACGGTCGAAGAACTGGAGAGGAATGATAGAAAAAGATGTTTAACTAGGGAAATATCTGGTTCCTTATCAGCTGAAGGCTATGATGTTCACCAGCTTGTATCaaactgtgtctgtctgtcagtaaGTGCTGAATaggtaggcaaggcaaggcaagtttatttatacagcacctttcaacacaaggccattcaaagtgctttacaaaaaacgaaagacattcaggcatttcaaatcagtcattaaaaagaaaagataataaaataaacattaaaagaaaaaatacatggataaaagttacagtgcagtctaagatgtgaatagttaaattataagcagcggcaaaaagaaaagtcttcagcctggatttaaaagtagtcagagttgcagcggacctgcaggtttctgggagtttgttccagatatttggagcataataactgaatgctgcttctccatgtttagttctgactctggggacagaaagctgaccaggccctgaagacctgagagatctggatggttcataatttagcaggaggtcagaaatgtattttgggcctaaaccattcagtgctttataaaccagcagcagtatttttgaaatagtATAGTGTGTATTGGAGATTAACAACCAATGAAAACATCAACGTGAATTATGAGAGTGAACCAACAGTTAAGTCATATGCCTGACAGCATAACAATAAATAAACTGACATCTATTTTGGTCTGTAACACCAAGAGTTACTTCAACTGTAGGTGATAATTATATGAAGGTTCATCAAGGCCAATGTTACATTGTCACATTGTTTCTACGCTGTCATTAGATACATTATCAAGAAGCTGATCAATCAGAGACACTTTAAGTCGTCTTATCTTCATAATGCATAACTTGACAAGGGTTTTGACAACCGACATACACATAATGTTTTTGCCTCTTTAAGGTTATTATTTTGGCAGCG is a genomic window of Pseudochaenichthys georgianus chromosome 21, fPseGeo1.2, whole genome shotgun sequence containing:
- the gcgb gene encoding glucagon b; amino-acid sequence: MKSIHSLAGFLLLIMIQSSWQVPDQDSDRNQILLAENSMLAEPIELPNIKRHSEGTFSNDYSKYLETRRAQDFVQWLKNSKRNGSVFRRHADGTYTSDVSSYLQDQAAKEFVSWLKTGRGRRE